A segment of the Pseudoalteromonas piscicida genome:
GTGGGTTATGCATACCGTTGGGTTAAACCACCTCAATCTGTATATAACCTAAGCTTTAGCACCTATAATGGATTGAGCTATATCCACAACTCAACATTAGGCGAATGGGAAAGCACAGTACAGCTGGCTTTAGGTAGCGTAGATGACGACATTGTTGCTATCACCTACTCAGATGAAGCAGAGTTAAACAACACAGTCGGTATTAACTGGACACTGAGCAGAGATTGGTTTAGTGCACGTGCGGCCTACTTTGCTACCGAAGCGAGCATTAGCGCAGCTAATAGTCCTGAACTATCTGGATTGTTAGCGGGGTTGACTGGTTATGGACTAACTCAACAAGCGGATGACATCGCAGTCGACAAAGATGATGCTTACTTTGCCGCAATTGGTATTTCTATCGACTATAATGATATCTTGTTCGATGCAGAATACACTCAGTTCGACGTAGACAACAGCATACTTGCTAAACAGCAACAGTACTATGCATCTATCGGTTATCGGATTGATACGTGGACACTTCACCTAACCTACGAACACAATGAAGATAAGAATGAGAACGACGAGTTTAACTCTGTCCCACTCACCATCACCGCTCCAAATGGTGTAACCATTCCTGTCACGACCGATCCAACCAATCCAAATGCACCTTATTTAAGAACACTTGTTAATGGTGCGCTTGCAGGCGCTCGTGCAGAATCAGAAACGTGGAGTATTGGTGCTCGTTATGACTTCCATCCATCAGCTGCGTTCAAAATTGAACTAAACCAATTCAATAACACGCTAACAGATCAAAAAGTTGAGCTGTTGAGCTTCGGTATCGATTTAGTATTCTAATGGAGGCTAATATGATCAAAAAAATAATGACCTTAGGGCTACTGTTAGCCAGCCAGGCAACTTTAGCAGATGTTGCTGTTATCGTGAACTCAGCAAATGCATCTACTGTGGATGACGGTACTATCAAAAAGTTATTCCTTGGCAAAAGCAAATCATTTGCCGATGGTAGTAGTGCGACCCCTGTGAATCAGGATGGCAATGCTGTATTTGACGAATTTAACGACAAAGTGATTGGTAAATCGAGCTCTCAGCTAAATGCTCATTGGTCTAAATTAGTATTCACCGGAAAGGGAACACCTCCGAAGAAGCTAGATAGCGACCAAGCGGTAATCGATTTTGTTTCGAGCAATGCAGACGCAATTGGTTATATTGATGCAAGTAAAGTAACCAGTGCCGTCAAAGTGATAGGTAAATACTAATATTCCTTATCAAATAAAAACAGCCACTTAATGTGGCTGTTTTTATTTATCGTTTATGATTTCTCTTTGATAAAGTCCTAGACTCTAAATTTTGAGGTTGCATCTTTCAAGTTGTCGGACAATACATGGAGATTCTCTGCAACGTCTTGTACTTCATTCAACGCTTGCATTGTGTCTTGGAAAGACTGGTGCATAGATGTCACATTATTTACTACCATAGCCGCCACGGAAGTCTGCTCTTCCGTTGCCGCAGCAATTTGACCATTCATGCTATTAATTGACAGGATTTGTGCTGCTATCTGCTCAATCGACTGCCCGGTTTGTGCTGCAGCTTCAGCGTTATTAATTGCCATACTGCTTGCACTTGTCATTGCTTTCACCGCTTGATTTGCCGCTTCTGTTAGCACA
Coding sequences within it:
- a CDS encoding porin translates to MKKSAIALAIALGTVSFHSAAEIRINGFASIIGGQTLDSDDTLYGYDNDFDMENRSLFALQLSADLQESLTATAQIVGRGQNDFDAEFEWAYLTYAISDSSQISAGKMRIPFYRYSDFLDVGYAYRWVKPPQSVYNLSFSTYNGLSYIHNSTLGEWESTVQLALGSVDDDIVAITYSDEAELNNTVGINWTLSRDWFSARAAYFATEASISAANSPELSGLLAGLTGYGLTQQADDIAVDKDDAYFAAIGISIDYNDILFDAEYTQFDVDNSILAKQQQYYASIGYRIDTWTLHLTYEHNEDKNENDEFNSVPLTITAPNGVTIPVTTDPTNPNAPYLRTLVNGALAGARAESETWSIGARYDFHPSAAFKIELNQFNNTLTDQKVELLSFGIDLVF
- a CDS encoding type 2 periplasmic-binding domain-containing protein, yielding MIKKIMTLGLLLASQATLADVAVIVNSANASTVDDGTIKKLFLGKSKSFADGSSATPVNQDGNAVFDEFNDKVIGKSSSQLNAHWSKLVFTGKGTPPKKLDSDQAVIDFVSSNADAIGYIDASKVTSAVKVIGKY